One region of Streptomyces sp. CG4 genomic DNA includes:
- a CDS encoding NUDIX domain-containing protein, with translation MTVVWINGAFGAGKTTTARELIELIPNSTLFDPEVIGGGLAQLLPAKRLAEVGDFQDLPIWRRLVVDTAAALVAELGGTLVVPMTLLRQEYRDEIFGGLAARRIPVHHFLLAPAETILRERTAAREIPPDLPDGEIRQRQWAYDHIEPYRAALASWLTADAHLVDTSALTPYATAVRIADAVGSGAVPPCDIVQTPEPTAETLAAGVLLFDEHDRVLLVDPTYKPGWEFPGGVVERGEAPARAGMREVAEETGIRLREVPRLLVVDWERPVPPGFGGLRLLFDGGRLESGEASRVLLPGPELRAWRFATEQEAAGMLPPVRYERLHWALRARERGTALYLEAGVPVG, from the coding sequence GTGACCGTCGTCTGGATCAACGGCGCGTTCGGTGCGGGGAAGACCACCACCGCACGGGAGCTGATCGAACTGATCCCGAACAGCACGCTCTTCGACCCCGAGGTCATCGGCGGAGGGCTCGCGCAGCTGCTGCCGGCCAAGCGCCTCGCCGAGGTCGGTGACTTCCAGGACCTGCCGATCTGGCGTCGGCTCGTGGTCGACACGGCGGCCGCGCTCGTCGCCGAGCTGGGCGGGACCCTCGTCGTGCCCATGACCCTGCTCCGCCAGGAATACCGCGACGAGATCTTCGGCGGCCTCGCCGCCCGCCGCATCCCGGTGCACCATTTTCTGCTCGCTCCGGCTGAAACGATCCTGCGGGAACGGACAGCCGCGCGGGAGATCCCGCCGGACCTGCCCGACGGCGAGATACGGCAGCGGCAGTGGGCCTACGACCACATCGAGCCCTACCGCGCCGCCCTCGCCTCCTGGCTCACCGCCGACGCGCACCTCGTGGACACCAGCGCCCTCACGCCGTACGCCACCGCCGTCCGCATCGCCGACGCCGTCGGCAGCGGGGCCGTACCGCCCTGCGACATCGTGCAGACCCCCGAGCCGACCGCCGAGACCCTCGCCGCCGGGGTGCTGCTCTTCGACGAGCACGACCGGGTGCTGCTCGTGGACCCCACCTACAAGCCCGGCTGGGAGTTCCCCGGCGGGGTGGTAGAGCGCGGCGAGGCGCCGGCCCGCGCCGGGATGCGCGAGGTCGCCGAGGAGACCGGGATACGGCTGAGAGAGGTGCCCCGGCTCCTCGTCGTCGACTGGGAACGGCCGGTGCCGCCCGGCTTCGGCGGGCTGCGGCTGCTGTTCGACGGCGGCCGGCTGGAATCCGGCGAGGCGTCCCGGGTGCTGCTGCCCGGCCCGGAACTGCGCGCCTGGCGCTTCGCCACCGAGCAGGAGGCGGCCGGGATGCTGCCACCGGTCCGCTACGAGCGCCTGCACTGGGCCCTGCGGGCCCGCGAGCGGGGCACCGCCCTGTACCTGGAGGCCGGGGTTCCGGTCGGCTGA
- a CDS encoding MBL fold metallo-hydrolase has protein sequence MDVIELLPRLHLLRFPVGQAYLWRDDDALTLIDAGTIGAGRAIADAVTALGHAPGDVRRIVLTHFHEDHVGGAGEFAALSGAEVLVHRLEAPFIRGELPGPPPRFEEWELPIHAAATELLPAGTPVPPASVTTVSDGDVLDVGGGARVLHVPGHTDGSIALFLPAQGVLFTGDTVAASPADGTVIPGVLNLDRPQLLASLDRLAELDADVACFGHGDAVVGGAAAALRKAASAR, from the coding sequence ATGGACGTCATCGAACTGCTCCCCCGCCTGCACCTCCTCCGCTTCCCCGTGGGCCAGGCCTATCTCTGGCGCGACGACGACGCGTTGACACTGATAGACGCGGGCACGATCGGCGCCGGCCGCGCGATCGCCGACGCGGTCACGGCGCTGGGGCACGCGCCGGGGGACGTACGACGGATCGTGCTCACCCACTTCCACGAGGACCACGTGGGCGGCGCGGGCGAGTTCGCCGCGCTCAGCGGTGCCGAGGTGCTGGTGCACCGGCTGGAGGCGCCGTTCATCCGCGGTGAACTCCCCGGTCCGCCCCCGCGGTTCGAGGAGTGGGAGCTGCCGATCCACGCGGCGGCGACCGAGCTCCTGCCCGCGGGCACACCGGTGCCGCCGGCGTCGGTCACCACGGTGTCCGACGGCGATGTACTGGACGTCGGCGGCGGCGCCCGGGTGCTCCACGTACCCGGCCACACCGACGGCAGCATCGCTCTGTTCCTGCCCGCGCAGGGCGTGCTGTTCACCGGGGACACGGTGGCGGCCTCGCCGGCCGACGGTACCGTGATCCCGGGCGTCTTGAACCTCGACCGCCCCCAACTCCTCGCCTCGCTCGACCGGTTGGCCGAGCTGGACGCGGACGTGGCGTGCTTCGGCCATGGAGACGCGGTCGTCGGGGGCGCGGCCGCCGCGCTGCGCAAGGCGGCGAGCGCCCGATGA
- a CDS encoding dipeptidase, which yields MSSNPVAETVASLLPQAKAELAELVAFKSVADFAQFPKSESEAAAHWIADALRAEGFADVALLDTPDGTQSVYGFLPGPEGAKTVLLYAHYDVQPPLDEAGWTTPPFELTERDGRWYGRGSADCKGGVLMHLLALRALKANGGVPVHVKVIVEGSEEQGTGGLERYAEQHPELLAADTIVIGDAGNFRAGLPTVTTTLRGMTLVRVAVDTLAGNLHSGQFGGAAPDALGALVRVLDSLRAEDGSTTVDGLDATAAWDGLEYTEEQFRSDARVLDGVELIGDGSIADRIWARPAVTVLGIDCPPVIGATPSVQSSARALISLRVPPGVDAAAATKLLQAHVEAHTPWGARVTTEQIGQGQPFRADPSSPAYQAMADAMAVAYPGETMQYAGQGGSIPLCNTLARLYPQAEILLIGLSEPEAQIHAVDESVSPEELERLSVAEALFLRNYAAG from the coding sequence ATGTCGTCGAATCCGGTCGCCGAGACCGTCGCCTCGCTGCTGCCGCAGGCCAAGGCGGAGCTGGCCGAACTGGTCGCCTTCAAGTCGGTGGCGGATTTCGCGCAGTTCCCGAAGAGCGAGAGCGAGGCCGCCGCGCACTGGATCGCCGACGCCCTGCGCGCCGAGGGTTTCGCCGACGTGGCCCTGCTGGACACCCCGGACGGCACCCAGTCCGTGTACGGCTTTCTGCCGGGCCCGGAGGGTGCGAAAACGGTTCTCCTCTACGCGCACTACGATGTGCAGCCGCCGCTGGACGAGGCCGGCTGGACCACTCCGCCGTTCGAGCTGACCGAGCGTGACGGCCGCTGGTACGGCCGCGGCAGTGCCGACTGCAAGGGCGGCGTCCTCATGCACCTGCTCGCGCTGCGCGCCCTGAAGGCGAACGGCGGCGTCCCGGTCCACGTCAAGGTGATCGTCGAGGGCTCGGAGGAGCAGGGCACGGGCGGCCTGGAGCGGTACGCCGAGCAGCACCCGGAGCTGCTGGCCGCGGACACCATCGTGATCGGCGACGCGGGCAACTTCCGCGCCGGCCTGCCGACGGTGACCACCACGCTGCGCGGCATGACCCTGGTCCGGGTGGCCGTCGACACGCTCGCGGGCAATCTGCACTCCGGCCAGTTCGGCGGTGCCGCCCCGGACGCGCTGGGCGCGCTGGTCCGTGTGCTGGACTCGCTGCGCGCCGAGGACGGTTCGACCACGGTCGACGGGCTCGACGCGACGGCGGCGTGGGACGGCCTGGAGTACACCGAGGAGCAGTTCCGTTCGGACGCCAGGGTGCTGGACGGCGTGGAGCTGATCGGTGACGGCTCGATCGCCGACCGTATCTGGGCCCGCCCGGCGGTCACCGTGCTCGGCATCGACTGCCCGCCGGTCATCGGCGCCACCCCGTCCGTGCAGTCGAGCGCCCGTGCCCTGATCAGCCTGCGGGTGCCGCCGGGCGTGGACGCCGCGGCGGCGACCAAACTGCTCCAGGCGCACGTCGAGGCGCACACACCCTGGGGCGCCCGGGTCACCACCGAGCAGATCGGCCAGGGCCAGCCCTTCCGTGCCGACCCCTCCAGCCCGGCGTACCAGGCGATGGCCGACGCGATGGCGGTCGCCTACCCCGGCGAGACCATGCAGTACGCCGGCCAGGGCGGCTCCATCCCGCTGTGCAACACCCTCGCCCGCCTCTACCCGCAGGCGGAGATCCTGCTCATCGGCCTGAGCGAGCCGGAGGCACAGATCCACGCGGTCGACGAGAGCGTGTCCCCCGAGGAACTGGAGCGGCTCTCGGTCGCCGAGGCGCTGTTCCTGCGCAACTACGCGGCGGGCTGA
- a CDS encoding geranylgeranyl reductase family protein produces MSGENSSADDVQRVWDVVVVGAGPAGASAAYAAAVAGRRVLLLEKAELPRYKTCGGGIIGPSRDALPPGFELPLRDRVHAVTFSNNGRFTRTRRSKQMLFGLINRPEFDQQLVEHAQKAGAELRTGVTVQRVEQHGSAVPDRRTVAVVLQGGETVLTRAVVGADGSASRIGAHVGVKLDQVDLGLEAEIPVPDSVAEDWKGRVLIDWGPMPGSYGWVFPKGDTLTVGVISARGEGAATKRYLEDFTARLGLSGFEPTVSSGHLTRCRADDSPLSRGRVLVCGDAAGLLEPWTREGISFALRSGRLAGEWAVRIAEAHDAVDTRRQALNYAFAIKAGLGVEMSVGRRMLTVFEKRPGLFHAALTGFRPAWKAFRDITQGSTSLGEIVRSHPIAQRALTALDRGEAVPAEEPVGS; encoded by the coding sequence GTGAGCGGCGAGAACTCTTCGGCGGACGACGTGCAGCGGGTGTGGGACGTCGTCGTGGTGGGCGCGGGACCCGCGGGGGCCTCGGCCGCCTATGCGGCCGCGGTCGCGGGACGGCGCGTGCTGTTGCTGGAGAAAGCCGAGTTGCCCCGCTACAAGACCTGCGGCGGCGGCATCATCGGCCCCTCGCGCGACGCGCTGCCCCCCGGCTTCGAGCTGCCCCTCCGCGACCGGGTGCACGCGGTCACCTTCTCGAACAACGGCCGCTTCACCCGCACCCGCCGCTCCAAGCAGATGCTGTTCGGGCTGATCAACCGGCCCGAGTTCGACCAGCAGCTGGTCGAGCACGCCCAGAAGGCGGGCGCCGAGCTGCGTACGGGCGTCACGGTGCAGCGGGTCGAGCAGCACGGCTCGGCGGTCCCCGACCGGCGCACGGTCGCCGTCGTCCTGCAGGGCGGTGAGACGGTGCTGACCCGCGCGGTCGTCGGTGCCGACGGCAGCGCCAGCCGCATAGGGGCGCATGTCGGTGTGAAGCTGGACCAGGTGGACCTCGGTCTGGAGGCGGAGATCCCGGTCCCGGACTCGGTCGCCGAGGACTGGAAGGGGCGGGTCCTCATCGACTGGGGCCCGATGCCCGGCAGTTACGGCTGGGTGTTCCCGAAGGGCGACACGCTGACGGTCGGGGTGATCTCCGCGCGCGGCGAAGGCGCCGCCACCAAGCGGTACTTGGAGGACTTCACGGCCCGCCTCGGTCTGTCCGGTTTCGAGCCGACCGTCTCCTCCGGCCATCTCACCCGCTGCCGCGCCGACGACTCGCCCCTGTCCCGGGGGCGGGTGCTGGTCTGTGGTGACGCGGCCGGGCTGCTGGAGCCGTGGACCCGCGAAGGTATTTCCTTCGCGCTGCGCTCGGGCCGGCTCGCGGGGGAGTGGGCGGTCCGCATCGCCGAGGCCCACGACGCGGTCGACACGCGGCGCCAGGCGCTGAACTACGCGTTCGCGATCAAGGCCGGGCTCGGTGTCGAGATGAGTGTCGGCAGGCGCATGCTGACCGTGTTCGAGAAGCGTCCCGGACTCTTCCACGCGGCCCTCACCGGCTTCCGCCCGGCGTGGAAGGCGTTCCGGGACATCACGCAGGGCTCGACCTCGCTGGGCGAGATCGTCCGCTCCCACCCGATCGCCCAGCGCGCCCTGACCGCGCTGGACCGCGGGGAGGCCGTCCCGGCGGAGGAACCCGTCGGCTCCTGA
- a CDS encoding nitroreductase family deazaflavin-dependent oxidoreductase produces the protein MSTHVKKPGWLTVNVLNRAVAWLTRRGMSVWGSRVLAVRGRKSGEWRTTPVNLLTVDGQQYLLAPRGHVQWTRNMRAAGGGELRLGKTVDVFTATEVADDDKIPLLRAYLKRWKAEVGVFFNGVGADSPDADLRRIAPDHPVFRISVTS, from the coding sequence ATGTCGACACACGTCAAGAAGCCCGGCTGGCTCACCGTCAACGTCCTCAACCGGGCCGTCGCCTGGCTCACCCGGCGCGGCATGAGCGTCTGGGGTTCCCGGGTCCTCGCGGTGCGCGGACGCAAGAGCGGAGAGTGGCGCACCACTCCGGTCAACCTGCTGACGGTGGACGGGCAGCAGTACCTGCTCGCGCCGCGCGGCCATGTCCAGTGGACCCGCAACATGCGGGCGGCCGGCGGCGGCGAGCTGCGGCTCGGCAAGACCGTGGACGTGTTCACCGCCACCGAGGTCGCCGACGACGACAAGATCCCGCTGCTGCGGGCCTACCTCAAGCGCTGGAAGGCGGAGGTCGGTGTCTTCTTCAACGGCGTCGGCGCCGACTCCCCGGACGCGGACCTGCGCCGTATCGCCCCCGACCACCCGGTCTTCCGGATCAGCGTCACGAGCTGA
- a CDS encoding TetR/AcrR family transcriptional regulator produces MSTAQGARARARIAVTAAIKDEARRQLADEGAAKLSLRAVARELGMVSSALYRYFPSRDELLTALIIDAYDSLGEAAEQVRDATADAAPVARWTAVCEAVRAWGLTHPHEYALIYGSPVPGYAAPQTTVPAAARIGFVFLGIVRDARERFGLADLALPAGLRPEAERLTAELAPELPPEVIAALVAAWAQLFGLVSFELFGQFNNLVEDREDFFRYAATGLAHTVGLR; encoded by the coding sequence ATGAGCACTGCACAGGGCGCCCGCGCACGGGCTCGGATCGCCGTCACGGCGGCCATCAAGGACGAGGCCCGCAGGCAGCTGGCGGACGAAGGCGCGGCCAAGCTCTCGCTGCGGGCCGTCGCCCGCGAGCTGGGCATGGTCTCCTCGGCCCTGTACCGCTACTTCCCCAGCCGGGACGAGCTGCTCACCGCCCTGATCATTGACGCCTACGACTCCCTCGGCGAGGCGGCGGAGCAGGTCCGGGACGCCACAGCCGACGCCGCTCCGGTGGCCCGATGGACCGCGGTGTGCGAGGCGGTGCGCGCATGGGGGCTCACCCACCCGCACGAGTACGCGCTGATCTACGGCTCGCCCGTGCCGGGCTACGCCGCCCCCCAGACCACCGTGCCGGCCGCCGCCCGCATCGGTTTCGTCTTCCTCGGCATCGTGCGGGACGCCCGCGAGCGCTTCGGCCTCGCGGACCTCGCCCTCCCCGCAGGGCTGCGTCCCGAGGCCGAGCGCCTGACCGCCGAACTCGCTCCCGAACTGCCCCCCGAGGTGATCGCGGCCCTGGTGGCGGCCTGGGCCCAGCTGTTCGGGCTGGTGAGCTTCGAGCTGTTCGGCCAGTTCAACAACCTGGTCGAGGACCGGGAGGACTTCTTCCGGTACGCGGCGACGGGGCTGGCACACACGGTGGGCCTGCGCTAG
- a CDS encoding sensor histidine kinase, which translates to MEEQRAPSHGWRYGPPWRGAPDGDGAEPHHARRPWRSTVLLTAFVLVGTNFAAHSQPLRVPLDPYARVLLLVASVLLLWRHRYPVAVAFGTATVTLAYFAAGYPYGPVFLTVAVGCFSAVVAGHRRAAWASVGLLWCGHTLIALWLYRWLPPAGDKGAGLTQEIVIATWVLAIVALSELARIRREQWARERADRAQAARRRADEERLRIARELHDVLAHSISVINVQAGMGLALLDSDPEQARAALTTIKAASKEALGEVRQVLDTLRTSGAAPRTPAPGLDRLPELVAQAAAAGLTVRIEGEPPQLPPGADLAAFRIVQEALTNVVRHSGSRHARVRFAHDGDALRLRIDDDGPATGADAGGSGNGLAGMRERAAALGGTIEAGPRPDGGFRVLAVLPSHLREDQ; encoded by the coding sequence ATGGAAGAGCAGCGCGCCCCCTCGCACGGGTGGCGGTACGGGCCGCCGTGGCGCGGCGCCCCGGACGGCGACGGGGCGGAGCCGCACCACGCCCGCCGGCCCTGGCGCTCGACCGTGCTGCTCACCGCGTTCGTCCTGGTCGGCACCAACTTCGCGGCGCACAGCCAGCCGCTCCGTGTGCCGCTCGATCCGTACGCGCGCGTGCTGCTGCTCGTCGCCTCGGTCCTGCTGCTGTGGCGGCACCGGTACCCGGTGGCGGTGGCCTTCGGCACCGCGACGGTGACCCTCGCCTACTTCGCCGCGGGCTACCCCTACGGGCCGGTCTTCCTGACCGTCGCCGTCGGCTGCTTCAGCGCCGTCGTCGCCGGGCACCGGCGGGCCGCCTGGGCCTCGGTCGGCCTGCTGTGGTGCGGGCACACCCTGATCGCCCTCTGGCTCTACCGCTGGCTGCCGCCCGCGGGCGACAAGGGCGCCGGCCTCACCCAGGAGATCGTCATCGCCACCTGGGTACTGGCCATCGTCGCCCTGTCCGAACTGGCCCGGATACGGCGCGAACAGTGGGCGCGGGAGCGTGCCGACCGGGCGCAGGCGGCGCGGCGCCGCGCGGACGAGGAACGGCTGCGGATCGCCCGCGAGTTGCACGACGTCCTCGCACACAGCATCTCCGTCATCAACGTCCAGGCCGGCATGGGGCTCGCACTGCTCGACAGCGACCCCGAGCAGGCGCGGGCCGCGCTCACCACCATCAAGGCCGCCAGCAAGGAAGCCCTCGGCGAAGTACGCCAGGTCCTCGACACCCTGCGCACGTCCGGCGCCGCGCCGCGCACCCCCGCGCCCGGCCTGGACCGGCTGCCGGAGCTGGTGGCGCAGGCGGCCGCCGCCGGACTGACCGTGCGGATCGAGGGCGAGCCGCCGCAGCTGCCGCCCGGTGCCGACCTCGCCGCCTTCCGTATCGTGCAGGAGGCCCTGACCAACGTCGTACGGCACTCCGGATCGCGGCACGCGCGCGTGCGCTTCGCCCACGACGGCGACGCGCTGCGGCTGCGCATCGACGACGACGGTCCGGCCACCGGCGCCGACGCCGGGGGCAGCGGGAACGGGCTGGCCGGCATGCGGGAGCGGGCGGCCGCGCTCGGTGGCACGATCGAGGCGGGCCCGCGCCCCGACGGCGGTTTCCGGGTGCTCGCCGTACTGCCGTCGCACCTCAGGGAGGACCAGTGA
- a CDS encoding response regulator transcription factor, with protein sequence MIRVLLADDQSLVRAGFRALLDAQPDIEVAGEAADGEEALRLVRELRPDVVLMDIRMPRLDGLAATRRITGDAELQDVKVVMLTTFELDEYVFEAIRSGASGFLVKDTEPEELLRAVRAVVQGDALLSPGVTRRLIAEFAARSKEPAAADALGRLTEREREVMALVGIGLSNEEIARRLVVSPLTAKTHVSRTMVKLGARDRAQLVVLAYESGLVRPGWLG encoded by the coding sequence GTGATCCGGGTACTGCTCGCCGACGACCAGTCGCTGGTGCGGGCCGGTTTCCGGGCGTTGCTCGACGCACAGCCGGACATCGAGGTGGCCGGAGAGGCGGCCGACGGCGAAGAGGCGCTGCGCCTGGTGCGCGAACTGCGGCCGGACGTCGTCCTGATGGACATCCGCATGCCCCGGCTGGACGGTCTCGCCGCGACCCGGCGCATCACCGGCGACGCGGAGCTGCAGGACGTGAAGGTGGTCATGCTCACCACCTTCGAGCTGGACGAGTACGTCTTCGAGGCGATCCGCTCCGGCGCCTCCGGGTTCCTGGTCAAGGACACCGAACCGGAGGAACTCCTGCGCGCGGTACGGGCGGTGGTGCAGGGGGACGCGTTGCTGTCGCCGGGCGTGACCCGCCGGCTGATCGCCGAGTTCGCGGCCCGTTCCAAGGAACCCGCGGCGGCGGACGCCCTCGGCCGGCTCACCGAGCGGGAACGGGAGGTGATGGCGCTCGTCGGCATCGGCCTGTCCAACGAGGAGATCGCCCGCCGGCTGGTGGTCAGCCCGCTCACCGCCAAGACCCATGTGAGCCGCACGATGGTGAAGCTGGGCGCGCGGGACCGCGCCCAACTCGTCGTGCTGGCCTACGAGTCGGGGTTGGTGCGGCCCGGCTGGCTGGGCTGA
- a CDS encoding DUF6332 family protein, protein MYAYGGRRTKAQQDAATVEIGYALASATFAAAVLFGAVAGPALLFDLPHLPAKILVRLGMAVAVLVFVARVVSVLVRFRQTAQPSQPGRTNPDS, encoded by the coding sequence ATGTACGCATACGGGGGACGCCGTACCAAAGCCCAACAGGACGCGGCGACGGTGGAGATCGGCTATGCGCTGGCGAGCGCGACCTTCGCGGCGGCGGTGCTGTTCGGAGCCGTGGCCGGCCCCGCGCTTCTCTTCGACCTGCCGCACCTGCCGGCCAAGATACTGGTGCGGCTCGGCATGGCGGTCGCGGTGCTCGTGTTCGTGGCCCGGGTGGTGAGCGTGCTGGTGCGTTTCCGGCAGACGGCTCAGCCCAGCCAGCCGGGCCGCACCAACCCCGACTCGTAG
- a CDS encoding MFS transporter, translating into MTSPLNPSAAPSPLVRWTPRLWGTLLVLCAAMFLDALDVSMVGVALPSIGSDLHLSTSTLQWIVSGYILGYGGLLLLGGRTADLLGRRQVFLVALGVFALASLLGGLVDSGPLLIASRFIKGLSAAFTAPAGLSIITTTFPEGPLRNRALSIYTTCAATGFSMGLVLSGLLTEASWRFTMLLPAPIALLALLAGLRLLPRSAREENHDGYDIPGAVLGTASMLLLVFTVVQAPEAGWASARTLLSFLAVAVLLTAFVLIERRSPSPLVRLGVLRAGSQVRAQLGAIAFFGSYVGFQFLTTLYMQSLLGWSALHTALAFLPAGALVAVSSTKVGAIVDRFGTPRLIAAGFAFMVLGYALFLRVDLDPVYAAVILPSMLLIGAACALVFPSLNIQATNGVEDHEQGMVSGLLNTSVQVGGAIFLAVVTAVVTAAAPAHATPQAVLDSYRPGFMVVTGIAAAGLLITLTGLRGRRTQSSLVVARSTVKEAEAERVAVRD; encoded by the coding sequence ATGACCTCTCCGCTCAACCCCTCCGCGGCCCCGTCCCCGTTGGTCCGCTGGACCCCCCGGCTGTGGGGCACCCTGCTGGTGCTCTGCGCGGCGATGTTCCTGGACGCGCTGGACGTGTCGATGGTGGGCGTCGCACTGCCGTCCATCGGCTCGGACCTGCATCTGTCCACGTCGACGCTGCAATGGATCGTCAGCGGCTACATCCTGGGCTACGGCGGCCTGCTCCTCCTCGGCGGCCGCACCGCCGACCTGCTCGGCCGGCGTCAGGTGTTCCTCGTCGCACTCGGTGTCTTCGCGCTCGCCTCGCTGCTCGGCGGGCTCGTGGACTCGGGTCCGCTGCTCATCGCCAGCCGTTTCATCAAGGGTCTGAGCGCGGCCTTCACGGCACCGGCCGGCCTGTCGATCATCACCACGACGTTCCCGGAGGGCCCGCTGCGCAACCGCGCGCTCTCCATCTACACCACCTGCGCCGCCACCGGCTTCTCCATGGGCCTGGTGCTCTCCGGCCTGCTCACCGAGGCCAGCTGGCGCTTCACCATGCTGCTGCCCGCGCCGATCGCCCTGCTCGCGCTCCTCGCCGGCCTGCGGCTGCTGCCGCGCAGCGCCCGCGAGGAGAACCACGACGGCTACGACATCCCCGGCGCCGTCCTCGGCACCGCGTCGATGCTGCTGCTGGTCTTCACCGTCGTCCAGGCCCCCGAGGCCGGCTGGGCCTCGGCCCGTACGCTGCTGTCCTTCCTCGCCGTCGCCGTACTGCTGACCGCGTTCGTCCTCATCGAGCGGCGCTCGCCGAGCCCGCTGGTCCGGCTGGGCGTGCTGCGCGCGGGCAGCCAGGTCCGCGCCCAGCTCGGCGCCATCGCCTTCTTCGGCTCGTACGTCGGCTTCCAGTTCCTGACGACGCTGTACATGCAGTCCCTGCTCGGCTGGTCGGCGCTGCACACGGCGCTCGCGTTCCTGCCGGCGGGCGCGCTGGTGGCGGTGTCCTCCACCAAGGTCGGCGCGATCGTCGACCGGTTCGGCACGCCCCGGCTGATCGCGGCCGGCTTCGCCTTCATGGTCCTCGGCTACGCGCTGTTCCTGCGCGTCGACCTCGACCCGGTGTACGCGGCCGTGATCCTGCCGTCCATGCTGCTGATCGGCGCGGCCTGCGCGCTGGTCTTCCCCTCGCTGAACATCCAGGCCACCAACGGGGTCGAGGACCACGAGCAGGGCATGGTCTCCGGGCTGCTGAACACCTCGGTACAGGTGGGCGGCGCGATCTTCCTGGCGGTGGTCACCGCCGTGGTGACCGCGGCCGCCCCCGCGCACGCCACCCCGCAGGCCGTCCTCGACAGCTACCGGCCCGGCTTCATGGTCGTCACGGGCATCGCGGCGGCGGGCCTGCTGATCACCCTCACCGGACTGCGCGGCCGTCGTACCCAGTCGTCGCTCGTGGTCGCCAGGTCCACCGTGAAGGAGGCGGAAGCGGAACGCGTCGCGGTCCGCGACTAG
- a CDS encoding MarR family transcriptional regulator codes for MASNRAEQALVEQWRDILALHARTQCELDRELHGHGLCASDFEVLDLLAEGAVTDGGCAFRVQEISERVHLSQSALSRLIGRLEKDGLVERAMCAEDRRGVRVALTAKGRALHGEVRPVQRAVLARMLADAD; via the coding sequence ATGGCGTCGAACAGGGCCGAGCAGGCGCTCGTGGAGCAGTGGCGGGACATCCTCGCGCTGCACGCCCGCACCCAGTGCGAGCTGGACCGGGAGCTGCACGGACACGGCCTGTGCGCCAGTGACTTCGAGGTTCTCGACCTGCTCGCCGAGGGCGCGGTGACGGACGGCGGCTGTGCCTTCCGCGTGCAGGAGATCTCCGAGCGCGTCCACTTGAGCCAGAGCGCGCTGTCCCGCCTGATCGGCCGCCTGGAGAAGGACGGCCTGGTCGAGCGCGCCATGTGCGCCGAGGACCGGCGCGGGGTGCGGGTCGCGCTCACGGCCAAGGGGCGCGCGCTGCACGGCGAGGTGCGGCCCGTGCAGCGCGCGGTGCTGGCCCGGATGCTGGCCGACGCCGACTGA
- a CDS encoding maleylpyruvate isomerase family mycothiol-dependent enzyme: MGSLTRKGHSFDRTSSGRLTPMDTADFLHTLDREGRLLAAAAEAAGTDAKVPTCPEWQVRDLLRHIGAVHRWAAGFVADGLTAPHPLDDAPDLNGAELVDWYRDSHRLLVDTLAAAPADVECWTFLPAPSPLAFWARRQAHETTVHRYDAEAARGGTASPIAPDFAVDGIDELLRGFHARSRSRMRTEEPRVLRVRALNAGADAVWTVRLTAEPPVTERAANGEAAAELSGPAEELYLALWNRRAVPSVSGDRSLAALWQEKGGI; the protein is encoded by the coding sequence ATGGGCAGTTTGACCCGGAAAGGGCACTCCTTCGACCGCACTTCATCCGGCAGACTCACCCCCATGGACACTGCCGACTTCCTTCACACCCTGGACCGCGAGGGCCGACTGCTCGCGGCGGCCGCCGAGGCCGCGGGGACCGACGCCAAGGTGCCCACCTGCCCGGAGTGGCAGGTGCGGGACCTGCTGCGGCACATCGGCGCCGTGCACCGCTGGGCCGCCGGTTTCGTCGCCGACGGACTCACCGCGCCGCACCCCCTGGACGACGCGCCGGACCTGAACGGCGCCGAGCTGGTGGACTGGTACCGGGACAGTCACCGGCTGCTGGTCGACACCCTGGCCGCCGCGCCCGCCGACGTGGAGTGCTGGACCTTCCTTCCGGCACCCAGCCCGCTGGCGTTCTGGGCCCGCCGGCAGGCACACGAGACGACGGTCCACCGCTACGACGCGGAGGCGGCACGCGGGGGTACGGCATCCCCCATCGCGCCGGACTTCGCGGTGGACGGCATCGACGAACTGCTGCGCGGCTTCCATGCCCGCTCCAGGAGCCGCATGCGTACCGAGGAGCCGCGGGTGCTGCGGGTGCGCGCGCTGAACGCGGGGGCGGACGCCGTGTGGACCGTACGGCTGACGGCCGAGCCGCCGGTGACCGAGCGGGCGGCGAACGGGGAGGCCGCGGCCGAACTGTCCGGTCCCGCCGAGGAGTTGTATCTGGCGCTGTGGAACCGAAGGGCCGTGCCGAGCGTGTCCGGTGACCGCTCCCTCGCCGCGCTGTGGCAGGAGAAGGGCGGCATCTGA